One Streptomyces sp. NBC_00223 genomic window carries:
- a CDS encoding SpoIIE family protein phosphatase — MSDRPARAIPPGDDTDTARTGVWQSSPPGTLYDYIRVAAFSLDNHGRIDQWSERAEEFFGISASDALGRDPVTAFAPPEIRDRAHERLAQILDGREWIGLVPYTDAAGGEGQAELYVMPADHGALCIAVDVATLRQIETDLAASQAVFGQSPMGFVLFDTELRLIRVNDRFATVFGRASDGYRGRGPHDFLSRVEADRLTAALRQVLETGDPVLDMPLIGTVPGHPSRRRWSMSLYRLHSGSGRPIGVAGLAMDVTGRQRAEREAAHARRNLALLNEAGSRIGTSLDLETTARELLDVAVPHFCDLASVDLYQALLSGQEDLAGTTDGSGEVRRVAFASAVSDAPVAMPGDDDVSPGDGPVSVGSVHRYRFSSASARALRTAQPQVIEGDGGHDLGGALVQSTLVVPMVARDVVLGLVQFSRAKGSEPFTERDRMLAEELAARAAIFLDNARLYRREHERALILQRSLLPPDDPEAAGLDIACRYLPGSMETEVGGDWFDVIELPGHRTALVVGDVMGRGLRAAVAMGELRTAVRTLAMLDLEPAEVLTALDEVASGLGAPARGRRAVDPADADLAEVYLATCIYVVYDAVTRRCTIANAGHLPPVVVEPDETPLLLELPRGVPLGVGGEPFEEIEVQLEDGALLALYTDGLVESRNLPLDEGLEAFRSSLDGPAQPLEDVCDHVLATLDTGHGEDDIALLMARVRGLADESVGDWTLDSQPTSVARARELARDQLLAWGLDELVDTTELLVSELVTNALRHGYGDIRLRLLLDRTLVCEVWDSALMQPRRRRARDTDEGGRGLQLVAMLSQSWGSRRTHRGKTVWFELALRGGSDSSGPSVDDLLSMF, encoded by the coding sequence GTGAGCGACAGGCCAGCAAGGGCGATTCCGCCCGGCGACGACACGGACACGGCGCGGACCGGGGTCTGGCAGTCGAGCCCGCCCGGCACCCTGTACGACTACATTCGCGTCGCCGCCTTCTCGCTGGACAACCACGGCCGGATCGACCAGTGGAGTGAGCGGGCCGAGGAGTTCTTCGGCATCTCCGCCTCCGACGCGCTCGGCCGGGACCCGGTGACCGCCTTCGCGCCGCCGGAGATCCGGGACCGCGCCCATGAACGGCTCGCGCAGATCCTCGACGGCCGGGAGTGGATCGGCCTCGTGCCGTACACGGACGCGGCCGGCGGCGAGGGACAGGCCGAGCTGTATGTGATGCCCGCCGACCACGGCGCCCTGTGCATCGCCGTCGACGTGGCCACACTGCGCCAGATCGAGACCGACCTGGCCGCCTCGCAGGCGGTTTTCGGCCAGTCGCCGATGGGCTTCGTGCTCTTCGACACCGAGCTGCGGCTGATCCGGGTCAACGACCGCTTCGCCACGGTCTTCGGGCGCGCCTCCGACGGATACCGCGGCCGCGGCCCGCACGACTTCCTGTCCCGGGTGGAGGCCGACCGGCTCACGGCCGCGCTGCGGCAGGTGCTGGAGACCGGCGACCCGGTCCTCGACATGCCGCTGATCGGCACCGTGCCCGGCCATCCCTCCCGCCGCCGGTGGTCGATGTCGCTGTACCGGCTGCACAGCGGCTCCGGGCGGCCGATCGGCGTGGCGGGCCTGGCGATGGACGTCACCGGACGGCAGCGCGCCGAGCGGGAGGCCGCGCACGCCCGCCGCAACCTCGCGCTGCTCAACGAGGCGGGGTCCCGTATCGGCACCTCGCTCGACCTGGAGACCACCGCGCGCGAGCTGCTGGACGTGGCGGTGCCGCACTTCTGCGACCTGGCCTCCGTCGACCTCTACCAGGCGCTGCTGTCCGGCCAGGAGGATCTGGCCGGGACCACGGACGGCAGCGGGGAGGTGCGCCGGGTCGCGTTCGCCAGCGCGGTGTCCGACGCGCCGGTCGCGATGCCGGGGGACGACGACGTGTCCCCCGGCGACGGCCCGGTCTCGGTCGGCTCGGTGCACCGCTACCGGTTCAGCTCCGCCAGCGCCCGCGCGCTGCGCACCGCCCAGCCGCAGGTCATCGAGGGCGACGGCGGGCACGACCTCGGCGGCGCCCTGGTGCAGTCCACGCTGGTGGTGCCGATGGTGGCCCGCGACGTGGTGCTCGGCCTGGTGCAGTTCTCCCGGGCCAAGGGCAGCGAGCCGTTCACCGAGCGGGACCGGATGCTCGCCGAGGAGCTGGCCGCCCGGGCCGCCATCTTCCTCGACAACGCCCGCCTCTACCGCCGAGAACACGAACGCGCCCTGATCCTGCAACGCAGCCTGCTCCCTCCGGACGACCCGGAGGCGGCAGGCTTGGACATCGCCTGCCGCTATCTGCCCGGCAGCATGGAGACCGAGGTCGGCGGCGACTGGTTCGACGTCATCGAACTGCCGGGCCACCGTACGGCGTTGGTGGTCGGCGACGTGATGGGCCGGGGGCTGCGGGCGGCCGTCGCGATGGGTGAACTGCGCACCGCCGTACGGACCCTGGCCATGCTCGACCTCGAACCCGCCGAAGTGCTCACCGCGTTGGACGAGGTCGCCAGCGGCCTGGGCGCCCCCGCGCGCGGCCGCCGCGCGGTGGACCCGGCGGACGCCGACCTCGCCGAGGTCTATCTGGCCACCTGTATCTACGTGGTCTACGACGCGGTCACCCGCCGCTGCACGATCGCCAACGCCGGCCATCTGCCGCCGGTCGTGGTCGAGCCCGACGAGACCCCGCTGCTGCTTGAGCTGCCCAGGGGCGTACCGCTCGGGGTCGGCGGCGAGCCGTTCGAGGAGATCGAGGTCCAGTTGGAGGACGGCGCGCTGCTGGCCCTCTACACCGACGGCCTCGTGGAGTCCCGCAACCTCCCGCTGGACGAGGGCCTGGAGGCCTTCCGGTCCTCCCTCGACGGTCCCGCCCAGCCGCTGGAGGACGTCTGCGACCATGTGCTGGCCACGCTGGACACCGGGCACGGCGAGGACGACATCGCGCTGCTGATGGCCCGGGTGCGCGGTCTGGCCGACGAGTCGGTCGGCGACTGGACGCTGGACTCGCAGCCCACCTCGGTGGCCAGGGCCCGTGAGCTGGCCCGCGACCAGCTGCTCGCCTGGGGCCTGGACGAGCTGGTCGACACCACCGAGCTGCTGGTCAGTGAGCTGGTCACCAACGCGCTGCGGCACGGCTACGGCGACATAAGGCTACGGCTGCTGCTCGACCGCACCCTGGTGTGCGAGGTGTGGGACAGCGCGCTGATGCAGCCGCGCCGCCGCCGGGCCCGGGACACCGACGAGGGCGGCCGCGGGCTGCAACTGGTCGCGATGCTCAGCCAGAGCTGGGGCAGCCGGCGCACCCACCGGGGCAAGACGGTCTGGTTCGAACTCGCCCTGCGAGGCGGATCCGACTCCAGCGGGCCGTCGGTGGACGATCTGCTGAGCATGTTCTGA
- a CDS encoding PspA/IM30 family protein: MTKQTIVGRVAQLAKADIDALLDQAEDPQKTVDQLIHDYTGHISEAEDVVEGMVRDLRLLEQDHAQDAGAVAEWGGWALSASRSAEALRAAGDRPTEAERFDTLARIALGHQWESEQEAAFMEPTIAAQKNVVDRLRAGLTQMRSRLDRLKETRERLITSSRTAHGHGHGHHLHGHGRKADSVATVDVLDPTHDLNRFELKLRREEARVRGTAEEGPSSLDTQFESLDPVSGSAEIDARLARLKSGAV, translated from the coding sequence ATGACCAAGCAGACCATCGTCGGCCGGGTGGCGCAGCTCGCCAAGGCGGACATCGACGCGCTCCTGGACCAGGCCGAGGACCCGCAGAAGACGGTCGACCAGCTGATCCACGACTACACCGGCCATATCTCCGAGGCCGAGGACGTGGTGGAGGGCATGGTCCGCGATCTGCGGCTGCTGGAACAGGACCACGCCCAGGACGCGGGCGCGGTGGCCGAGTGGGGCGGCTGGGCGCTGTCGGCCAGCCGGAGCGCGGAGGCGCTGCGGGCCGCGGGCGACCGCCCGACGGAGGCCGAACGGTTCGACACCCTCGCCCGGATCGCGCTCGGCCATCAGTGGGAGTCCGAGCAGGAGGCCGCCTTCATGGAGCCGACGATCGCGGCGCAGAAGAACGTGGTCGACCGGCTCAGGGCGGGCCTGACCCAGATGCGGAGCCGGCTGGACCGGCTGAAGGAGACCCGCGAGCGGCTGATCACCAGCTCCCGTACCGCGCACGGCCACGGTCACGGTCACCATCTGCACGGCCACGGCCGGAAGGCGGACTCGGTGGCGACCGTCGACGTACTGGACCCGACCCACGATCTGAACAGGTTCGAGCTGAAGCTGCGGCGCGAGGAGGCCAGGGTCCGGGGCACCGCGGAGGAGGGCCCGTCCTCGCTGGACACGCAGTTCGAGTCGCTGGACCCGGTGTCGGGCTCCGCCGAGATCGACGCGCGGCTGGCCCGGCTCAAGTCCGGGGCGGTGTGA
- a CDS encoding TPM domain-containing protein: protein MRRRRRTAAAVLAAAIAALALCAAARPVAGPAGDGAGELWIPVVAVLAAAGVALLAFRGRRPQRQPVRTSAGRGATTWPGKPKQPTPLTPLPELDAQAGRLLAETDDAVRTSREDVGFAAAQVGDEAAKPFGEAVEYARSELTSAFRLRQKLDDAYPEDDETRRQMLDEILSRCTQANRRLDAESEAFDRLRALEADTARVLESAEATAAALPGRIGAAENALTLMAQRYAQVALEPVADHPAEARDRLLFARTCLDRARAAIGSDHGRAAVCVRAAEGALDQAAILADSVTRRERELRAADAALPVALAEAEADLAEARGRLAEGASEATDAQAGTRPAAEGAADGAVDTEAVDLRARIAHADTELAAVREQLAVGRPDPVAALRRVREAGSALDASPEEAEGQRARARLDQTLLVARSEVAAAGDVVTTHRGAIGSRARTRLTEAERRLRQAESRAATDLPAALAHAREADRLARESLEYARQDVRVFEGHAPATDSGTDGGTDGAVLGGIIFGELLGGGPNGGYGFGGYGGGLGGGDLGGGPGSFGGGETRGRMGGGRS, encoded by the coding sequence GTGCGCAGAAGACGTCGTACGGCCGCTGCCGTGCTCGCCGCCGCCATCGCCGCACTGGCGCTCTGCGCCGCCGCCCGGCCGGTCGCCGGCCCGGCCGGGGACGGGGCCGGCGAGCTGTGGATCCCGGTGGTCGCGGTCCTCGCCGCCGCCGGAGTCGCCCTCCTCGCGTTCCGCGGCCGCCGCCCCCAGCGGCAGCCCGTGCGCACCTCGGCGGGGCGCGGCGCCACCACCTGGCCGGGTAAGCCCAAACAGCCGACCCCCCTCACCCCGCTGCCGGAACTGGACGCCCAGGCCGGGCGGCTGCTGGCCGAGACCGACGACGCCGTGCGCACCAGCCGGGAGGACGTCGGCTTCGCGGCGGCCCAGGTGGGCGACGAGGCCGCGAAACCGTTCGGGGAGGCCGTCGAGTACGCCAGGAGCGAGCTGACCTCGGCCTTCCGGCTGCGGCAGAAGCTGGACGACGCCTACCCCGAGGACGACGAGACCCGCCGCCAGATGCTCGACGAGATCCTGTCGCGCTGCACGCAGGCCAACCGGCGGCTGGACGCCGAGTCGGAGGCGTTCGACCGGCTGCGGGCACTGGAGGCCGACACGGCGCGCGTACTGGAGTCGGCCGAGGCCACGGCGGCGGCGCTGCCCGGCCGGATCGGCGCCGCCGAGAACGCCCTCACCCTCATGGCCCAGCGGTACGCGCAGGTCGCGCTCGAACCCGTCGCGGATCACCCGGCCGAGGCCCGTGACCGGCTGCTGTTCGCCCGGACCTGCCTGGACCGGGCCCGCGCGGCGATCGGCTCGGACCACGGCAGGGCCGCCGTCTGCGTACGGGCGGCCGAGGGCGCGCTCGACCAGGCGGCGATCCTCGCGGACTCCGTCACCCGCAGGGAGCGCGAGCTGCGGGCGGCCGACGCCGCCCTGCCGGTGGCGCTCGCGGAGGCCGAGGCCGACCTCGCCGAGGCCCGCGGGCGGCTGGCCGAGGGAGCGTCCGAGGCCACCGACGCGCAGGCCGGTACGCGGCCCGCCGCGGAGGGCGCCGCGGACGGCGCCGTCGACACCGAGGCGGTCGACCTGCGGGCCCGGATCGCCCACGCCGACACGGAGCTGGCCGCCGTACGCGAGCAGCTGGCCGTGGGCCGGCCCGACCCGGTGGCCGCGCTGCGCCGGGTGCGGGAGGCGGGCTCGGCCCTGGACGCCTCGCCGGAGGAGGCCGAGGGGCAGCGGGCCCGCGCCCGGCTCGACCAGACGCTGCTGGTGGCCCGCAGCGAGGTCGCGGCGGCCGGGGACGTGGTGACCACCCACCGGGGCGCGATCGGCAGCCGGGCCCGTACCCGGCTGACCGAGGCCGAGCGCCGGCTGCGGCAGGCCGAGTCCCGGGCCGCGACGGACCTGCCCGCCGCGCTGGCGCACGCCCGTGAGGCGGACCGGCTGGCCCGTGAGTCGCTGGAGTACGCCCGCCAGGACGTCCGCGTCTTCGAAGGCCACGCGCCGGCCACGGACAGCGGTACGGACGGCGGTACGGACGGCGCGGTGCTCGGCGGCATCATCTTCGGCGAGCTGCTGGGCGGCGGCCCGAACGGCGGCTACGGCTTCGGCGGCTACGGCGGCGGCCTGGGAGGCGGGGACCTCGGCGGCGGCCCTGGCAGCTTCGGGGGCGGCGAGACCCGGGGCCGGATGGGCGGCGGCCGGTCGTAG
- a CDS encoding succinate dehydrogenase/fumarate reductase iron-sulfur subunit, producing the protein MSTYTAHFRVWRGDADGGELRDYDVEVNDGEVVLDIIHRLQATQASDLAVRWNCKAGKCGSCGAEVNGRPRLMCMTRMSVFGPDETVTVTPMRAFPVVRDLVTDVSFNYDKAREIPAFAPPKGVAAGEYRMAQVDVERSQEFRKCIECFLCQDTCHVVRDHEENKPSFAGPRFLMRIAELDMHPLDAAAEGGVTRAQAAQEEHGLGLCNITKCCTEVCPEHIRITDNALIPLKERAADRKYDPLVWLGSKIRRRTP; encoded by the coding sequence GTGAGTACCTACACGGCGCATTTCCGGGTCTGGCGCGGTGACGCGGACGGCGGTGAGCTGCGCGACTACGACGTCGAGGTCAACGACGGCGAGGTCGTGCTCGACATCATCCACCGCCTCCAGGCCACCCAGGCGTCCGACCTCGCGGTCCGCTGGAACTGCAAGGCGGGCAAGTGCGGTTCGTGCGGCGCGGAGGTCAACGGCAGACCGCGGCTGATGTGCATGACCCGGATGTCGGTCTTCGGCCCGGACGAGACGGTCACGGTCACCCCGATGCGGGCCTTCCCGGTGGTGCGGGACCTGGTGACGGATGTGTCCTTCAACTACGACAAGGCCCGGGAGATCCCGGCGTTCGCCCCGCCGAAGGGGGTGGCCGCGGGCGAGTACCGGATGGCGCAGGTGGACGTGGAGCGGTCGCAGGAGTTCCGCAAGTGCATCGAGTGCTTTCTGTGTCAGGACACCTGTCATGTGGTGCGGGACCACGAGGAGAACAAGCCGTCGTTCGCCGGCCCGCGCTTTCTGATGCGGATCGCCGAGCTCGACATGCACCCGCTGGACGCGGCGGCCGAGGGCGGCGTCACCCGGGCGCAGGCGGCCCAGGAGGAGCACGGGCTCGGGCTCTGCAACATCACCAAGTGCTGCACCGAGGTGTGCCCCGAGCACATCCGGATCACGGACAACGCGCTCATCCCGCTCAAGGAGCGGGCCGCCGACCGCAAGTACGACCCGCTGGTCTGGCTGGGCAGCAAGATCCGCCGCCGCACCCCGTAG